A genomic region of Thunnus maccoyii chromosome 13, fThuMac1.1, whole genome shotgun sequence contains the following coding sequences:
- the ccdc61 gene encoding centrosomal protein CCDC61 isoform X2, producing MEERSEVTEDIVFRGVEFAVKIEVEKGLLIVEVCDSMTADQWRGEFDPAYIEDLTRKTGNFKQFPIFCSMLESAVRKTSDSVTLDLLTYADLELLRNRKAGVVSRPRGHQQSSALTAKRYLILIYTVEFDRIHYPLPLPYVGKPDPAVLQKEIRALRAELSALTSHGVNKSAELEIHRLRAELALVKEEKEAIAKVLERLQVSGSGSTPAREDWRGRDVVRTLEEQLVKERAKSQRSASKRCQEQRILLEQLEELRSSECALRVRVKSLTNELAILRRGRVTPVSGHTSSRVDGEIYRSLSRERRSGYGTVRARSGSRERMEQRSEDRGRRADSSGPRARIPRASPSPTGSRATRFDPTAYIQDRQRRLKEAELKKQRKVRRDMLTSPIVPERGRSRSREAYPHMTRSGSRGRSLSLERRGSRNSSESSLVDMDEMAKTLFRGRKQTFNGPSVSRGGLLSRKPLCSTPTRRMKDKESSMDTGAELSEIDARLQALQEYMRDLDTGH from the exons ATGGAGGAGCGCTCTGAGGTGACGGAGGATATTGTGTTTCGTGGAGTGGAGTTTGCGGTGAAGATAGAGGTGGAGAAGGGTTTGCTGATAGTGGAAGTCTGCGACTCTATGACAGCGGATCAGTGGAGGGGGGAATTCGATCCAGCAT acattgaGGATCTCACCCGCAAAACTGGCAACTTCAAGCAGTTTCCAATTTTCTGTAGCATGTTGGAATCAGCTGTTAGAAAG ACGAGTGATTCTGTTACGCTTGACCTCCTGACCTATGCCGACCTGGAGCTGCTTCGTAACAGAAAGGCCGGAGTGGTTAGTCGTCCTCGCGGCCATCAGCAGTCGTCTGCTCTCACTGCCAAAAGATATCTAATCCTCATCTACACCGTGGAGTTTGACAG GATACACTACCCCCTGCCCCTGCCCTATGTGGGTAAGCCTGACCCGGCTGTCCTGCAGAAGGAAATCAGAGCCCTGAGGGCTGAGCTCAGCGCTCTCACCTCTCATGGAGTTAATAAATCTGCAGAACTAGAAATACACCGGCTACGAGCAGA GCTGGCTCTggtgaaagaggagaaagaggcaATCGCCAAGGTTCTGGAGCGACTGCAGGTCAGCGGAAGTGGTTCCACGCCTGCACGAGAGGACTGGCGGGGCAGAGATGTGGTGAGGACGCTGGAGGAGCAGCTTGTCAAGGAGAGGGCCAAAAGCCAACGCTCGGCAAGCAAGAGATGCCAGGAGCAACGAATCCTATTGGAGCAG TTGGAGGAGTTGAGGTCATCAGAGTGCGCTCTCCGTGTCCGTGTCAAGAGTCTCACCAACGAACTGGCGATACTACGGAGAGG cagagTGACGCCTGTTTCCGGTCACACCAGCTCTCGAGTTGACGGGGAAATCTATCGCTCTCTCTCACGCGAGAGGAGGTCCGGGTACGGGACCGTCAGGGCTCGCTCAGGATCCAGAGAACGGATGGAACAAAGGTCAGAGGATAGAGGAAGAAGAGCGGACTCCTCGGGACCTCGCGCTCGGATACCAAGGGCGTCACCTTCTCCCACTG GGTCACGGGCAACACGCTTTGACCCGACCGCCTACATCCAGGACAGACAGCGCAGGCTGAAGGAAGCAGAGCTCAAAAA ACAGAGGAAAGTGCGGAGGGACATGCTGACGTCACCCATTGTCCCTGAGAGAGGGCGCTCACGTTCCAGAGAGGCCTATCCTCACATGACTCGATCTGGCAGCAGAGGCAGGAGTTTATCTCTGGAGCGGAGAGGCAGCAGGAACTCATCCGAAAGCTCGTTAGTAGATATGGACGAAATGGCCAAAACTCTGTTCAG aggaagaaaacagaCTTTCAATGGTCCCAGTGTG TCCAGAGGAGGCCTTTTGAGCAGGAAGCCATTATGCAGCACTCCAACACGCAGAATGAAGGATAAAG AGAGCTCCATGGATACGGGCGCTGAGCTGTCGGAGATAGATGCCAGGCTACAGGCTCTTCAGGAATACATGAGGGACCTGGATACAGGACACTAA
- the ccdc61 gene encoding centrosomal protein CCDC61 isoform X1 — protein sequence MEERSEVTEDIVFRGVEFAVKIEVEKGLLIVEVCDSMTADQWRGEFDPAYIEDLTRKTGNFKQFPIFCSMLESAVRKTSDSVTLDLLTYADLELLRNRKAGVVSRPRGHQQSSALTAKRYLILIYTVEFDRIHYPLPLPYVGKPDPAVLQKEIRALRAELSALTSHGVNKSAELEIHRLRAELALVKEEKEAIAKVLERLQVSGSGSTPAREDWRGRDVVRTLEEQLVKERAKSQRSASKRCQEQRILLEQLEELRSSECALRVRVKSLTNELAILRRGLDNLSVRVTPVSGHTSSRVDGEIYRSLSRERRSGYGTVRARSGSRERMEQRSEDRGRRADSSGPRARIPRASPSPTGSRATRFDPTAYIQDRQRRLKEAELKKQRKVRRDMLTSPIVPERGRSRSREAYPHMTRSGSRGRSLSLERRGSRNSSESSLVDMDEMAKTLFRGRKQTFNGPSVSRGGLLSRKPLCSTPTRRMKDKESSMDTGAELSEIDARLQALQEYMRDLDTGH from the exons ATGGAGGAGCGCTCTGAGGTGACGGAGGATATTGTGTTTCGTGGAGTGGAGTTTGCGGTGAAGATAGAGGTGGAGAAGGGTTTGCTGATAGTGGAAGTCTGCGACTCTATGACAGCGGATCAGTGGAGGGGGGAATTCGATCCAGCAT acattgaGGATCTCACCCGCAAAACTGGCAACTTCAAGCAGTTTCCAATTTTCTGTAGCATGTTGGAATCAGCTGTTAGAAAG ACGAGTGATTCTGTTACGCTTGACCTCCTGACCTATGCCGACCTGGAGCTGCTTCGTAACAGAAAGGCCGGAGTGGTTAGTCGTCCTCGCGGCCATCAGCAGTCGTCTGCTCTCACTGCCAAAAGATATCTAATCCTCATCTACACCGTGGAGTTTGACAG GATACACTACCCCCTGCCCCTGCCCTATGTGGGTAAGCCTGACCCGGCTGTCCTGCAGAAGGAAATCAGAGCCCTGAGGGCTGAGCTCAGCGCTCTCACCTCTCATGGAGTTAATAAATCTGCAGAACTAGAAATACACCGGCTACGAGCAGA GCTGGCTCTggtgaaagaggagaaagaggcaATCGCCAAGGTTCTGGAGCGACTGCAGGTCAGCGGAAGTGGTTCCACGCCTGCACGAGAGGACTGGCGGGGCAGAGATGTGGTGAGGACGCTGGAGGAGCAGCTTGTCAAGGAGAGGGCCAAAAGCCAACGCTCGGCAAGCAAGAGATGCCAGGAGCAACGAATCCTATTGGAGCAG TTGGAGGAGTTGAGGTCATCAGAGTGCGCTCTCCGTGTCCGTGTCAAGAGTCTCACCAACGAACTGGCGATACTACGGAGAGGGTTAGACAATCTAAGCGT cagagTGACGCCTGTTTCCGGTCACACCAGCTCTCGAGTTGACGGGGAAATCTATCGCTCTCTCTCACGCGAGAGGAGGTCCGGGTACGGGACCGTCAGGGCTCGCTCAGGATCCAGAGAACGGATGGAACAAAGGTCAGAGGATAGAGGAAGAAGAGCGGACTCCTCGGGACCTCGCGCTCGGATACCAAGGGCGTCACCTTCTCCCACTG GGTCACGGGCAACACGCTTTGACCCGACCGCCTACATCCAGGACAGACAGCGCAGGCTGAAGGAAGCAGAGCTCAAAAA ACAGAGGAAAGTGCGGAGGGACATGCTGACGTCACCCATTGTCCCTGAGAGAGGGCGCTCACGTTCCAGAGAGGCCTATCCTCACATGACTCGATCTGGCAGCAGAGGCAGGAGTTTATCTCTGGAGCGGAGAGGCAGCAGGAACTCATCCGAAAGCTCGTTAGTAGATATGGACGAAATGGCCAAAACTCTGTTCAG aggaagaaaacagaCTTTCAATGGTCCCAGTGTG TCCAGAGGAGGCCTTTTGAGCAGGAAGCCATTATGCAGCACTCCAACACGCAGAATGAAGGATAAAG AGAGCTCCATGGATACGGGCGCTGAGCTGTCGGAGATAGATGCCAGGCTACAGGCTCTTCAGGAATACATGAGGGACCTGGATACAGGACACTAA
- the LOC121910848 gene encoding potassium channel subfamily K member 13 isoform X1, translating into MLLQWCICAAAVVMAQRRAAGGCCCPRAPMNEDNARFCLLAGLILLYLLCGAAIFSALEHPFELRARRLWKQQLDNFTQRYRVNLGALHTLLRQYEEANGAGIRVDALRPRWDFSGAFYFVGTVVSTIGFGMTTPATIAGKIFLIFYGLIGCAATILFFNLFLERIITMLAYIMRWCHERRLRCAGVGIMSSGEEQSREEDSLEGWKPSVYYVMLILGVASIVIACSASTLYSSMENWSYVDSLYFCFVAFSTIGFGDLVSSQRQQYESQEAYRLGNCLFILMGVCCIYSLFNVISIIIKQTLNWILGKLVCSGQHQSCSCSTSGCWWLCCPCLHKKNRSQRRPTAHLRQKRLKRNTVQPISSHCPAGRHRYTEGSVETVCDSETEAGAVADGVYVGRRLSGEMISVNEFMVSNKVSLALLQKQLSETAHQGPRQSYGHQNGFSGGVGALAIMNNRLQETSVDR; encoded by the exons ATGCTGTTACAGTGGTGtatctgtgctgctgctgtggtcaTGGCTCAGAGGAGGGCTGCTGGTGGCTGCTGCTGCCCCAGGGCGCCCATGAATGAAGACAACGCCCGTTTCTGCCTGCTGGCCGGGCTTATCCTGCTCTACTTATTGTGCGGGGCAGCCATCTTCTCAGCCCTGGAACACCCCTTCGAGCTCCGTGCCCGCCGCCTCTGGAAGCAGCAGCTGGACAACTTCACCCAGCGATACAGGGTCAACCTGGGGGCCCTGCACACTCTGCTGCGCCAGTACGAGGAGGCAAACGGAGCCGGGATCAGAGTGGATGCGTTGAGGCCCCGCTGGGacttttctggagctttctacTTTGTGGGCACGGTGGTCTCCACTATTG GCTTTGGCATGACCACACCAGCGACCATAGCTGGGAAAATATTCCTAATCTTCTACGGCCTCATTGGTTGTGCTGCCACCATCCTCTTCTTTAACCTCTTCCTAGAGAGGATCATCACGATGTTAGCTTACATCATGCGCTGGTGTCATGAGCGTCGGCTGCGATGTGCTGGGGTGGGGATTATGTCGAGCGGGGAGGAGCAGTCCCGAGAGGAGGACAGTTTAGAAGGTTGGAAGCCTTCGGTCTATTATGTGATGCTGATCCTGGGAGTGGCTTCGATTGTGATAGCATGCAGTGCATCTACTCTGTACAGCTCCATGGAGAACTGGAGCTATGTGGACTCCCTCTACTTCTGCTTCGTGGCCTTCAGCACCATCGGCTTCGGGGACCTAGTAAGCAGCCAGAGACAGCAGTACGAGTCTCAGGAGGCTTACCGGCTCGGGAACTGCCTTTTCATCTTAATGGGAGTATGTTGCATCTACTCactttttaatgtcatttctATTATCATCAAGCAAACTCTCAACTGGATCCTGGGTAAGCTTGTCTGTTCCGGGCAGCATCAGTCCTGCTCCTGCTCTACATCTGGCTGCTGGTGGCTCTGCTGCCCCTGCCTCCATAAGAAAAATCGCAGCCAGAGACGTCCGACTGCACACCTCAGGCAAAAACGCTTAAAACGCAACACCGTGCAGCCGATCTCATCCCACTGCCCTGCAGGAAGACACCGCTACACGGAGGGCTCAGTAGAGACAGTGTGTGACAGCGAGACAGAAGCCGGTGCAGTGGCTGATGGGGTTTATGTAGGCCGCCGGCTGTCAGGAGAGATGATCTCTGTCAATGAGTTCATGGTGTCTAATAAGGTGTCTCTGGCGCTGCTGCAGAAGCAGCTGAGCGAAACAGCTCATCAGGGCCCACGGCAGAGCTATGGTCATCAAAATGGATTCTCTGGCGGTGTGGGAGCCTTGGCCATCATGAATAATCGCCTACAGGAAACCAGTGTGGATAGGTAG
- the LOC121910848 gene encoding potassium channel subfamily K member 13 isoform X3, translating into MLLQWCICAAAVVMAQRRAAGGCCCPRAPMNEDNARFCLLAGLILLYLLCGAAIFSALEHPFELRARRLWKQQLDNFTQRYRVNLGALHTLLRQYEEANGAGIRVDALRPRWDFSGAFYFVGTVVSTIGFGMTTPATIAGKIFLIFYGLIGCAATILFFNLFLERIITMLAYIMRWCHERRLRCAGVGIMSSGEEQSREEDSLEGWKPSVYYVMLILGVASIVIACSASTLYSSMENWSYVDSLYFCFVAFSTIGFGDLVSSQRQQYESQEAYRLGNCLFILMGVCCIYSLFNVISIIIKQTLNWILGKLPISSHCPAGRHRYTEGSVETVCDSETEAGAVADGVYVGRRLSGEMISVNEFMVSNKVSLALLQKQLSETAHQGPRQSYGHQNGFSGGVGALAIMNNRLQETSVDR; encoded by the exons ATGCTGTTACAGTGGTGtatctgtgctgctgctgtggtcaTGGCTCAGAGGAGGGCTGCTGGTGGCTGCTGCTGCCCCAGGGCGCCCATGAATGAAGACAACGCCCGTTTCTGCCTGCTGGCCGGGCTTATCCTGCTCTACTTATTGTGCGGGGCAGCCATCTTCTCAGCCCTGGAACACCCCTTCGAGCTCCGTGCCCGCCGCCTCTGGAAGCAGCAGCTGGACAACTTCACCCAGCGATACAGGGTCAACCTGGGGGCCCTGCACACTCTGCTGCGCCAGTACGAGGAGGCAAACGGAGCCGGGATCAGAGTGGATGCGTTGAGGCCCCGCTGGGacttttctggagctttctacTTTGTGGGCACGGTGGTCTCCACTATTG GCTTTGGCATGACCACACCAGCGACCATAGCTGGGAAAATATTCCTAATCTTCTACGGCCTCATTGGTTGTGCTGCCACCATCCTCTTCTTTAACCTCTTCCTAGAGAGGATCATCACGATGTTAGCTTACATCATGCGCTGGTGTCATGAGCGTCGGCTGCGATGTGCTGGGGTGGGGATTATGTCGAGCGGGGAGGAGCAGTCCCGAGAGGAGGACAGTTTAGAAGGTTGGAAGCCTTCGGTCTATTATGTGATGCTGATCCTGGGAGTGGCTTCGATTGTGATAGCATGCAGTGCATCTACTCTGTACAGCTCCATGGAGAACTGGAGCTATGTGGACTCCCTCTACTTCTGCTTCGTGGCCTTCAGCACCATCGGCTTCGGGGACCTAGTAAGCAGCCAGAGACAGCAGTACGAGTCTCAGGAGGCTTACCGGCTCGGGAACTGCCTTTTCATCTTAATGGGAGTATGTTGCATCTACTCactttttaatgtcatttctATTATCATCAAGCAAACTCTCAACTGGATCCTGGGTAAGCTT CCGATCTCATCCCACTGCCCTGCAGGAAGACACCGCTACACGGAGGGCTCAGTAGAGACAGTGTGTGACAGCGAGACAGAAGCCGGTGCAGTGGCTGATGGGGTTTATGTAGGCCGCCGGCTGTCAGGAGAGATGATCTCTGTCAATGAGTTCATGGTGTCTAATAAGGTGTCTCTGGCGCTGCTGCAGAAGCAGCTGAGCGAAACAGCTCATCAGGGCCCACGGCAGAGCTATGGTCATCAAAATGGATTCTCTGGCGGTGTGGGAGCCTTGGCCATCATGAATAATCGCCTACAGGAAACCAGTGTGGATAGGTAG
- the itpkca gene encoding inositol-trisphosphate 3-kinase C isoform X1, giving the protein MDLLFISERLGVGEWMILEAAYVILNSAWKKHKNCGTSSLLPMTPKNPQQWLQVVGHAGCFHVGDYGTLLKRFCEGERQCYLKLMEDTLRPFVPAYHGVVQRDEQDYNMMDNLLTHFNTPAIMDCKMGSRTYQEEELLMAQERPQPRKDMYEKMVAVDPEAPTDQERAQQAVLKTRYMQWRETLSSTATLGFRIEGFRKANEECHTNFKRTKSREQVTEALDNFVESNTHIVWGYLRRLKQLRQVLETSHFFRTHEVVGSSLLFVHDWNGQTGIWMIDFGKTVALPAPLTLDHRTPWVEGNREDGYLWGLDNLIDILANMLPLT; this is encoded by the exons ATGGatctgttgtttatttctgaGAGGTTGGGCGTAGGGGAGTGGATGATTTTGGAGGCAGCATATGTGATCCTG AACTCCGCAtggaagaaacacaaaaattgcGGGACTTCATCTCTTCTTCCTATGACCCCCAAGAACCCCCAGCAGTGGCTGCAAGTGGTCGGACATGCAG GGTGCTTTCATGTTGGGGATTATGGCACGCTGCTGAAGAGGTTTTGTGAGGGGGAGCGACAATGCTACCTGAAGCTGATGGAGGACACTCTCAGGCCCTTTGTTCCAGCCTACCACGGTGTTGTGCAGCGGGACGAGCAGGATTACAACATGATGGATAACTTGCTGACCCACTTCAACACACCTGCTATCATGGACTGCAAGATGGGCAGCCG CACATAccaggaggaggagctgctgaTGGCCCAAGAGCGGCCCCAGCCTCGTAAGGACATGTACGAGAAGATGGTGGCTGTGGACCCAGAGGCCCCAACAGACCAGGAACGAGCCCAGCAGGCAGTGCTGAAAACCAGGTACATGCAGTGGAGGGAGACCCTGAGCTCCACAGCAACTCTGGGTTTCCGTATCGAAGGATTCAGG AAAGCTAATGAAGAATGTCACACAAACTTCAAAAGGACCAAAAGCAGAGAGCAAGTGACAGAAGCACTTGACAACTTTGTTGAGTCCAATACACACATTGTG TGGGGCTATCTGAGACGGCTGAAACAGTTGCGGCAGGTGTTGGAGACATCACACTTCTTCAGGACACATGAG GTTGTGGGTAGTTCCTTACTGTTTGTGCACGACTGGAATGGCCAAACAGGCATCTGGATGATTGACTTTGGAAAGACAGTGGCCTTGCCGGCGCCCCTCACCTTGGACCACCGCACTCCCTGGGTAGAGGGTAATCGAGAAGATGGCTACCTGTGGGGTCTGGACAACCTCATTGATATACTAGCCAACATGCTGCCACTGACCTGA
- the ppm1nb gene encoding protein phosphatase, Mg2+/Mn2+ dependent, 1Nb (putative), with the protein MRTARKGSVEMPAFVRQLVKETEKRVSSFFKGGRGGAAEGEQPGEGEKEEVIPSPYLDRPVLDKLTEEGCARWGLTYALGSMQGWRANMEDFHNCVPQLGGELADWSFFAVFDGHAGSTVAQYCSQHLLGHMLATGGMGPEDDPEKVKGAIIEGFLQTDKHLHSVARREGWERGGTTVVATLISPYYIYFANCGDSRAMLCRSGQVCFSTEDHKPYCPLEKERIESAGGSVSIQRINGSLAVSRALGDFSYKGAENRTPSQQMVSPEPEVCVVERSPADEFLVLACDGVWDTISNEELCAFIHNRLRVCTDLRDVCTQVIDLCLYKGSLDNISIILLCFPGAPQLSAEALHQEAELEDLLESKVAEIYDELCARGEEPDLLSVLTILASTVIPGLPPGGGIQSKRNCIISAYYQQRETHKPTVPNGLGGS; encoded by the exons ATGAGGACAGCCAGGAAGGGAAGTGTGGAGATGCCTGCGTTTGTGCGGCAGCTGGTGAAAGAGACTGAAAAGAGGGTCAGCTCTTTCTTCAAAGGGGGCcgtggaggagcagcagagggagagCAGCCAGGggagggggagaaggaggaggtcaTCCCCAGCCCCTATCTGGACCGGCCGGTCTTGGACAAGCTGACAGAGGAGGGCTGCGCCCGCTGGGGCCTCACCTACGCTCTGGGAAGCATGCAGGGCTGGAGGGCCAACATGGAGGACTTCCACAACTGTGTGCCACAGCTTGGTGGAGAGCTGGCCGACTGGAGCTTCTTCGCTGTGTTTGATGGTCATGCAGGCAGCACGGTGGCACAATATTGCTCCCAGCACCTCCTGGGTCACATGCTGGCAACAG GTGGAATGGGACCAGAGGACGACCCCGAAAAGGTGAAAGGAGCCATCATAGAGGGCTTCCTGCAAACAGACAAGCACCTGCACTCTGTGGCACGTCGTGAAGGCTGGGAGAGAGGTGGCACCACCGTTGTGGCCACTCTCATCTCACCGTATTACATCTACTTCGCCAACTGTGGTGACTCGAGGGCCATGCTGTGTCGCTCTGGTCAGGTTTGCTTCTCCACTGAGGACCACAAACCTTACTGCCCTCTGGAGAAAGAGCGTATTGAGAGTGCAGGAGGTTCTGTCTCCATCCAACGGATCAATGGCTCCTTGGCAGTCTCCCGTGCCCTGGGAGACTTCAGCTACAAGGGGGCAGAGAACCGGACGCCCAGCCAGCAGATGGTCTCACCAGAGCCAGAGGTGTGTGTAGTGGAGCGCTCACCAGCAGATGAGTTCCTGGTGCTCGCCTGCGACGGGGTGTGGGACACCATCAGTAACGAGGAGCTGTGCGCCTTCATCCACAACCGGTTGCGTGTCTGCACTGACCTGAGGGATGTCTGCACTCAAGTCATTGACCTCTGTCTCTATAAG GGCAGCTTGGACAACATCAGTATCATCCTGCTGTGCTTCCCTGGAGCCCCCCAGCTGTCAGCAGAGGCACTACACCAGGAGGCCGAGCTGGAGGACCTGCTGGAGTCCAAAGTAGCAG AGATTTATGATGAGCTGTGTGCCAGGGGAGAGGAGCCTGACCTGTTGTCTGTCCTCACAATCCTCGCATCCACCGTCATCCCTGGATTACCACCAGGTGGAGGCATACAGAGCAA AAGGAACTGCATTATTTCTGCTTACTATCAACAAAGAGAGACGCACAAGCCCACAGTACCTAAT GGACTGGGAGGCTCCTGA
- the itpkca gene encoding inositol-trisphosphate 3-kinase C isoform X2 — protein MSRTLQRSSVMFYENSAWKKHKNCGTSSLLPMTPKNPQQWLQVVGHAGCFHVGDYGTLLKRFCEGERQCYLKLMEDTLRPFVPAYHGVVQRDEQDYNMMDNLLTHFNTPAIMDCKMGSRTYQEEELLMAQERPQPRKDMYEKMVAVDPEAPTDQERAQQAVLKTRYMQWRETLSSTATLGFRIEGFRKANEECHTNFKRTKSREQVTEALDNFVESNTHIVWGYLRRLKQLRQVLETSHFFRTHEVVGSSLLFVHDWNGQTGIWMIDFGKTVALPAPLTLDHRTPWVEGNREDGYLWGLDNLIDILANMLPLT, from the exons ATGTCGAGGACTCTGCAGAGGTCTTCAGTCATGTTTTACGAG AACTCCGCAtggaagaaacacaaaaattgcGGGACTTCATCTCTTCTTCCTATGACCCCCAAGAACCCCCAGCAGTGGCTGCAAGTGGTCGGACATGCAG GGTGCTTTCATGTTGGGGATTATGGCACGCTGCTGAAGAGGTTTTGTGAGGGGGAGCGACAATGCTACCTGAAGCTGATGGAGGACACTCTCAGGCCCTTTGTTCCAGCCTACCACGGTGTTGTGCAGCGGGACGAGCAGGATTACAACATGATGGATAACTTGCTGACCCACTTCAACACACCTGCTATCATGGACTGCAAGATGGGCAGCCG CACATAccaggaggaggagctgctgaTGGCCCAAGAGCGGCCCCAGCCTCGTAAGGACATGTACGAGAAGATGGTGGCTGTGGACCCAGAGGCCCCAACAGACCAGGAACGAGCCCAGCAGGCAGTGCTGAAAACCAGGTACATGCAGTGGAGGGAGACCCTGAGCTCCACAGCAACTCTGGGTTTCCGTATCGAAGGATTCAGG AAAGCTAATGAAGAATGTCACACAAACTTCAAAAGGACCAAAAGCAGAGAGCAAGTGACAGAAGCACTTGACAACTTTGTTGAGTCCAATACACACATTGTG TGGGGCTATCTGAGACGGCTGAAACAGTTGCGGCAGGTGTTGGAGACATCACACTTCTTCAGGACACATGAG GTTGTGGGTAGTTCCTTACTGTTTGTGCACGACTGGAATGGCCAAACAGGCATCTGGATGATTGACTTTGGAAAGACAGTGGCCTTGCCGGCGCCCCTCACCTTGGACCACCGCACTCCCTGGGTAGAGGGTAATCGAGAAGATGGCTACCTGTGGGGTCTGGACAACCTCATTGATATACTAGCCAACATGCTGCCACTGACCTGA
- the LOC121910848 gene encoding potassium channel subfamily K member 13 isoform X2 — MLLQWCICAAAVVMAQRRAAGGCCCPRAPMNEDNARFCLLAGLILLYLLCGAAIFSALEHPFELRARRLWKQQLDNFTQRYRVNLGALHTLLRQYEEANGAGIRVDALRPRWDFSGAFYFVGTVVSTIGFGMTTPATIAGKIFLIFYGLIGCAATILFFNLFLERIITMLAYIMRWCHERRLRCAGVGIMSSGEEQSREEDSLEGWKPSVYYVMLILGVASIVIACSASTLYSSMENWSYVDSLYFCFVAFSTIGFGDLVSSQRQQYESQEAYRLGNCLFILMGVCCIYSLFNVISIIIKQTLNWILGKLRRPTAHLRQKRLKRNTVQPISSHCPAGRHRYTEGSVETVCDSETEAGAVADGVYVGRRLSGEMISVNEFMVSNKVSLALLQKQLSETAHQGPRQSYGHQNGFSGGVGALAIMNNRLQETSVDR, encoded by the exons ATGCTGTTACAGTGGTGtatctgtgctgctgctgtggtcaTGGCTCAGAGGAGGGCTGCTGGTGGCTGCTGCTGCCCCAGGGCGCCCATGAATGAAGACAACGCCCGTTTCTGCCTGCTGGCCGGGCTTATCCTGCTCTACTTATTGTGCGGGGCAGCCATCTTCTCAGCCCTGGAACACCCCTTCGAGCTCCGTGCCCGCCGCCTCTGGAAGCAGCAGCTGGACAACTTCACCCAGCGATACAGGGTCAACCTGGGGGCCCTGCACACTCTGCTGCGCCAGTACGAGGAGGCAAACGGAGCCGGGATCAGAGTGGATGCGTTGAGGCCCCGCTGGGacttttctggagctttctacTTTGTGGGCACGGTGGTCTCCACTATTG GCTTTGGCATGACCACACCAGCGACCATAGCTGGGAAAATATTCCTAATCTTCTACGGCCTCATTGGTTGTGCTGCCACCATCCTCTTCTTTAACCTCTTCCTAGAGAGGATCATCACGATGTTAGCTTACATCATGCGCTGGTGTCATGAGCGTCGGCTGCGATGTGCTGGGGTGGGGATTATGTCGAGCGGGGAGGAGCAGTCCCGAGAGGAGGACAGTTTAGAAGGTTGGAAGCCTTCGGTCTATTATGTGATGCTGATCCTGGGAGTGGCTTCGATTGTGATAGCATGCAGTGCATCTACTCTGTACAGCTCCATGGAGAACTGGAGCTATGTGGACTCCCTCTACTTCTGCTTCGTGGCCTTCAGCACCATCGGCTTCGGGGACCTAGTAAGCAGCCAGAGACAGCAGTACGAGTCTCAGGAGGCTTACCGGCTCGGGAACTGCCTTTTCATCTTAATGGGAGTATGTTGCATCTACTCactttttaatgtcatttctATTATCATCAAGCAAACTCTCAACTGGATCCTGGGTAAGCTT AGACGTCCGACTGCACACCTCAGGCAAAAACGCTTAAAACGCAACACCGTGCAGCCGATCTCATCCCACTGCCCTGCAGGAAGACACCGCTACACGGAGGGCTCAGTAGAGACAGTGTGTGACAGCGAGACAGAAGCCGGTGCAGTGGCTGATGGGGTTTATGTAGGCCGCCGGCTGTCAGGAGAGATGATCTCTGTCAATGAGTTCATGGTGTCTAATAAGGTGTCTCTGGCGCTGCTGCAGAAGCAGCTGAGCGAAACAGCTCATCAGGGCCCACGGCAGAGCTATGGTCATCAAAATGGATTCTCTGGCGGTGTGGGAGCCTTGGCCATCATGAATAATCGCCTACAGGAAACCAGTGTGGATAGGTAG